The genomic segment TGCTGTGCATACCTACAGCTGCTACCTGTAGAAGCAATTACATCTGCTGCTTGCTAGCCTGCTTCATGGCAGTTCCACTGATGTTCGGCCTCTTGTCTGTTGGGCATTGGTTTGCCCACACAGCAGCGGTAACTCAGACTTCAGTGGTTAGTAAGAGACTGAGATACTTGTCCATAAGAACTGGCTTCAGGGTCACCGTTTGTATGTCCAGGTTTGAACACACTGATCTGATCTATCTGAAAGAGCTGTTGTTTCTAGTGTTAATGGTGAGTTGTTCCTTTCCAAGGAGAAAGGGGACAGTGTGAAGGAGAACTTCAAAGTCAActtggaaaggaagagagagacgGACAAACCAAGCATGTAACCCATTAAGAAAACTTTCAGTGCACTAGCCCTATTTTTGTAtggtatttgtgttttttaaccATAGTCAAATTCAGTTTttaacagtctcactctgttatcatATTAGTGACTGTACTGGGAATACTTTTGAAACTTGCAGAGAACAGGATTCTTTCTGGCGGCCCCTGCTGAgttggcgtgtgtgtgtgtgtgtgtgtgtgtgtgtgtgtgtgtgtgtgtatcggGGAGAGGAAATCGTAGGTCCAGTATGGACCCAGAGCTAAGGGGAATCTTGGAGAGTAGTGGCTCTGGCAGATGAGGATTCAGAAATCAAGTGCAAGGACTGTTCTGGACTTTCAGTGCTAACCTGCTTTTTCTCAATGCCTGGCTCTGAGGGCAGGGTCCAGCTGGTGTCATGCTTTCCAAaggcttcattttattttccagccAGGCGAAGGAGAGGTGAGAAATGGAACCAAcatttctgaaaaggaaatttaagAACTGCATCATCTACCCtctgaaaagaaaaggagaaaaaaaacaaaggagagagGATATTGAGAACATCTTAGGGGAGTTgttaactccattaaaaaatgtgtgtgttagAATGTTCACTTGCCCAGTGTCTTCATAATCTTCCTTTGCGATGTGCAGCTGCCATggctagtgtttttttgttttgttttgttttaatttgatttgttttggtttgggtttggttttagagacagagtctcactctttttgcccagggtggagtacaatggtgcaatctcggctcactgcaacctccgcctcctgggttcaagcgattctcctgcctcagcctctcaagtagctgggactacaggctactATTACAcctggctaaaattttttttgtatttttagtagagacggggtttcaccatgtttgccaggatggtctcaatctcctgacctcgtgatctgcctgcctcggcctcccaaagtgctgggtagtGTTTTATCTGCTTCAGTGCTTGGGGTAGGATTGGGTTTGGGGAGTTCACACTGAGTCCAGGGCCTAGTCTTAATCTTGCCAAAGATGTTCTTTCCCCGGTGCTCATGTTCTGAtgtcctttccctccttccctttctcctccctttccttttccctttgtcACTGCCCTCTTCCCTTTCCCAGCATCCAGAGCTGCTGTTGGCGGATTGTACCCACGGGGAGATGATTCCTCATGAAGAGCCTGGATCCCCTACAGAAATCAAATGTGACTTTCCGTTTATCAGACTAAAATCAGAGCCAGCCAGACAGTGAAACAGTCACCGTGGAGGGGGGACGGCGAAAAATGAAATCCAACCAAGAGCGGAGCAACGAATGCCTGCCTCCCAAGAAGCGCGAGATCCCCGCCACCAGCCGGTCCTCCGAGGAGAaggcccctgccctgcccagcgACAACCACCGGGTGGAGGGCACAGCATGGCTCCCGGGCAACCCTGGTGGCCGGGGCCACGGGGGCGGGAGGCATGGGCCAGCAGGGACCTCGGTGGAGCTTGGTTTACAACAGGGAATAGGTTTACACAAAGCACTGTCCACAGGGCTGGACTAC from the Macaca mulatta isolate MMU2019108-1 chromosome 4, T2T-MMU8v2.0, whole genome shotgun sequence genome contains:
- the LOC144340561 gene encoding uncharacterized protein LOC144340561, which translates into the protein MIPHEEPGSPTEIKCDFPFIRLKSEPARQ